Proteins from one Phaenicophaeus curvirostris isolate KB17595 chromosome 18, BPBGC_Pcur_1.0, whole genome shotgun sequence genomic window:
- the ITCH gene encoding E3 ubiquitin-protein ligase Itchy homolog isoform X2 → MAGSRSRSGASGGLSMKSQLQITVISAKLKEKNKWFGPSPYVEVTVDGQSKKTEKCNNTNSPKWKQHLTVIVTPVSKLNFRVWSHQTLKSDVLLGSAALDIHETLKSNSMKLEQVVVTLQLVGDREPAEVVGDLSVCLDGMQVDPELLTNGDTSSTRSPTQNDSSRVRNDTRTNSNGLESCEDAAPSETQTVNGSDSPLLTNGNCKPARPPRPSRPPPPTPRRPASVAATANGPSSTSPENDGASASSPAGTAANASAEQSPEGATAPATTAPATAALTTPPVSRQVQPVSPPSQALATVSQGPLPPGWEQRVDQHGRVYYVDHVEKRTTWDRPEPLPPSWERRVDNMGRIYYVDHFTRTTTWQRPTLESVRNYEQWQLQRSQLQGAMQQFNQRFIYGNQDFSSTQNKEFDPLGPLPHGWEKRTDSNGRVYFVNHNTRITQWEDPRSQGQLNEKPLPEGWEMRFTVDGIPYFVDHNRRTTTYIDPRTGKSALDNGPQIAYVRDFKAKVHYFRFWCQQLAMPQHIKITVSRKTLFEDSFQQIMSFSPQDLRRRLWVIFPGEEGLDYGGVAREWFFLLSHEVLNPMYCLFEYAGKDNYCLQINPASYINPDHLKYFRFIGRFIAMALFHGKFIDTGFSLPFYKRILNKPVGLKDLESVDPEFYNSLIWVKENDIEECGLEMFFSVDKEILGEIKSHDLKPNGSNILVTEENKEEYIRLVAEWRLSRGVEEQTQAFFEGFNEILPQQYLQYFDAKELEVLLCGMQEIDLNDWQRHTIYRHYTRTSRQIIWFWQFVKEIDNEKRMRLLQFVTGTCRLPVGGFADLMGSNGPQKFCIEKVGKENWLPRSHTCFNRLDLPPYKNYEQLKEKLLFATEETEGFGQE, encoded by the exons ATGGCTGGCAGCAGGTCCAGGTCAGGAGCATCTGGTGGGCTTTCCATGAAATCACAGCTTCAAATCACTG ttatttcagcaaaactaaaagaaaaaaacaagtggtTTGGGCCTAGCCCTTATGTGGAAGTGACAGTAGATGGCCAatcaaagaagacagaaaaatgcaacaATACAAACAGTCCAAAATGGAAACAGCACCTCACAGT aattgtgACCCCCGTCAGTAAATTAAACTTCCGAGTCTGGAGCCATCAAACATTAAAATCTGATGTCCTTCTGGGAAGTGCTGCTCTGGATATCCATGAGACTTTGAAATCAAACAGTATGAAAC TTGAGCAGGTGGTGGTGACATTGCAGCTTGTTGGTGACAGAGAGCCAGCAGAAGTGGTGGGAGATTTGTCTGTCTGCCTAGATGGGATGCAGGTGGACCCTGAGCTCCTAACAAATGGTGACACCTCAAGTACCAGAA GTCCGACACAGAACGATAGCTCCAGAGTGAGGAATGATACACG GACAAACTCCAATGGCCTTGAGAGCTGTGAAGATGCTGCTCCCAGTGAAACCCAGACTGTTAATGGCAGTGATTCTCCATTACTCACAAATGGAAATTGCAAACCTGCTAGACCACCCAGGCCTTCCAGACCCCCACCACCCACTCCCCGCAGACCCGCTTCAGTCGCCG CAACTGCAAATGGGCCTTCATCCACCTCCCCAGAGAACGACGGGGCCAGTGCGAGTTCCCCAGCAGGTACAGCTGCAAATGCCTCTGCGGAACAAAGCCCAGAGGGGGCAACAGCTCCAGCCACAACAGCTCCTGCGACTGCTGCCCTCACCACACCTCCAGTGTCCAGACAAGTCCAGCCGGTCAGCCCTCCATCCCAGGCACTCGCTACAGTCAGTCAAGGCCCTCTGCCACCTGG ttgggAACAAAGAGTAGACCAGCATGGTCGAGTCTACTATGTAGATCATGTGGAAAAGAGAACAACGTGGGATCGGCCAGAACCTCTTCCTCCAAG CTGGGAACGACGAGTTGACAACATGGGGAGAATTTATTACGTTGACCACTTCACTAGAACAACGACGTGGCAGAGACCGACGTTAGAGTCTGTCCGAAATTACGAGCAGTGGCAGCTTCAGCGGAGTCAGCTTCAAGGGGCCATGCAGCAATTTAACCAGCGATTTATATATGGG AACCAGGACTTTTCATCAACACAGAACAAAGAGTTTGATCCTCTTGGCCCTCTGCCACATGGATGGG AAAAGCGAACGGACAGCAATGGCAGAGTGTATTTTGTCAACCACAACACGCGCATCACTCAGTGGGAAGATCCCAGGAGTCAGGG TCAATTAAATGAGAAGCCCTTACCAGAGGGCTGGGAAATGCGATTTACTGTGGATGGCATTCCTTATTTTGTGGATCACAATAGAAGAACCACTACATATATAGATCCCCGCACGGGCAAGTCTGCTCT AGACAATGGACCCCAGATCGCTTATGTGCGTGATTTCAAGGCAAAGGTCCATTATTTCAGATTCTGGTGCCAG CAACTGGCAATGCCCCAGCACATAAAGATTACAGTGAGCAGAAAAACATTGTTCGAGGACTCATTCCAGCAG aTAATGAGCTTCAGCCCTCAGGATCTACGGAGACGTTTGTGGGTTATTTTCCCTGGTGAAGAAGGCTTAGATTATGGAGGTGTTGCAAG GGAATGGTTCTTTCTGTTGTCACACGAAGTTTTGAACCCTATGTATTGCCTGTTTGAATACGCAGGGAAAGATAACTACTGCTTACAGATAAACCCAGCCTCTTATATTAATCCAGACCACCTGAAATACTTCCGATTTATTGGAAGATTCATTGCCATG GCTCTGTTCCATGGGAAATTCATTGACACTGGTTTCTCTCTGCCGTTCTATAAACGTATCCTAAACAAACCAGTAGGACTCAAGGATTTAGAATCTGTTGACCCAGAGTTTTACAACTCTCTCATCTGGGTAAA AGAGAATGACATTGAAGAATGTGGcttggaaatgtttttctctgttgaTAAAGAAATTCTAGGTGAAATCAAAAGCCATGATTTGAAGCCAAATGGTAGCAACATTCTggtcacagaagaaaacaaagaagaataCATTAG GCTAGTAGCAGAGTGGAGGCTTTCCCGGGGTGTGGAGGaacagacacaggctttctttgAAGGCTTCAATGAAATTCTGCCACAGCAGTATTTGCAGTACTTTGATGCTAAGGAACTGGAG GTGCTTCTGTGTGGAATGCAGGAAATCGATTTGAATGACTGGCAGAGACACACTATCTACCGGCACTACACCAGGACCAGCAGGCAGATAATATGGTTCTGGCAG tttgtgaAAGAAATAGATAATGAGAAGAGAATGAGACTCTTGCAGTTTGTCACTGGAACATGCAGATTACCCGTGGGAGGATTTGCTGACCTCATGG GGAGCAATGGACCTCAGAAATTTTGTATTGAAAAagttggaaaggaaaactggttACCCAGGAGTCATACCTG tttcaatCGCTTAGACCTTCCACCCTATAAGAATTACGAGCAGTTGAAGGAAAAGCTGTTGTTTGCaactgaagaaacagaaggatTTGGGCAAGAGTAG
- the ITCH gene encoding E3 ubiquitin-protein ligase Itchy homolog isoform X1 — MRSSRPTLQSRCLRLRSRRLPSWPRDGAAAPPPRPIQNPDRIMAGSRSRSGASGGLSMKSQLQITVISAKLKEKNKWFGPSPYVEVTVDGQSKKTEKCNNTNSPKWKQHLTVIVTPVSKLNFRVWSHQTLKSDVLLGSAALDIHETLKSNSMKLEQVVVTLQLVGDREPAEVVGDLSVCLDGMQVDPELLTNGDTSSTRSPTQNDSSRVRNDTRTNSNGLESCEDAAPSETQTVNGSDSPLLTNGNCKPARPPRPSRPPPPTPRRPASVAATANGPSSTSPENDGASASSPAGTAANASAEQSPEGATAPATTAPATAALTTPPVSRQVQPVSPPSQALATVSQGPLPPGWEQRVDQHGRVYYVDHVEKRTTWDRPEPLPPSWERRVDNMGRIYYVDHFTRTTTWQRPTLESVRNYEQWQLQRSQLQGAMQQFNQRFIYGNQDFSSTQNKEFDPLGPLPHGWEKRTDSNGRVYFVNHNTRITQWEDPRSQGQLNEKPLPEGWEMRFTVDGIPYFVDHNRRTTTYIDPRTGKSALDNGPQIAYVRDFKAKVHYFRFWCQQLAMPQHIKITVSRKTLFEDSFQQIMSFSPQDLRRRLWVIFPGEEGLDYGGVAREWFFLLSHEVLNPMYCLFEYAGKDNYCLQINPASYINPDHLKYFRFIGRFIAMALFHGKFIDTGFSLPFYKRILNKPVGLKDLESVDPEFYNSLIWVKENDIEECGLEMFFSVDKEILGEIKSHDLKPNGSNILVTEENKEEYIRLVAEWRLSRGVEEQTQAFFEGFNEILPQQYLQYFDAKELEVLLCGMQEIDLNDWQRHTIYRHYTRTSRQIIWFWQFVKEIDNEKRMRLLQFVTGTCRLPVGGFADLMGSNGPQKFCIEKVGKENWLPRSHTCFNRLDLPPYKNYEQLKEKLLFATEETEGFGQE; from the exons ATTCAAAATCCAGACCGTATTATGGCTGGCAGCAGGTCCAGGTCAGGAGCATCTGGTGGGCTTTCCATGAAATCACAGCTTCAAATCACTG ttatttcagcaaaactaaaagaaaaaaacaagtggtTTGGGCCTAGCCCTTATGTGGAAGTGACAGTAGATGGCCAatcaaagaagacagaaaaatgcaacaATACAAACAGTCCAAAATGGAAACAGCACCTCACAGT aattgtgACCCCCGTCAGTAAATTAAACTTCCGAGTCTGGAGCCATCAAACATTAAAATCTGATGTCCTTCTGGGAAGTGCTGCTCTGGATATCCATGAGACTTTGAAATCAAACAGTATGAAAC TTGAGCAGGTGGTGGTGACATTGCAGCTTGTTGGTGACAGAGAGCCAGCAGAAGTGGTGGGAGATTTGTCTGTCTGCCTAGATGGGATGCAGGTGGACCCTGAGCTCCTAACAAATGGTGACACCTCAAGTACCAGAA GTCCGACACAGAACGATAGCTCCAGAGTGAGGAATGATACACG GACAAACTCCAATGGCCTTGAGAGCTGTGAAGATGCTGCTCCCAGTGAAACCCAGACTGTTAATGGCAGTGATTCTCCATTACTCACAAATGGAAATTGCAAACCTGCTAGACCACCCAGGCCTTCCAGACCCCCACCACCCACTCCCCGCAGACCCGCTTCAGTCGCCG CAACTGCAAATGGGCCTTCATCCACCTCCCCAGAGAACGACGGGGCCAGTGCGAGTTCCCCAGCAGGTACAGCTGCAAATGCCTCTGCGGAACAAAGCCCAGAGGGGGCAACAGCTCCAGCCACAACAGCTCCTGCGACTGCTGCCCTCACCACACCTCCAGTGTCCAGACAAGTCCAGCCGGTCAGCCCTCCATCCCAGGCACTCGCTACAGTCAGTCAAGGCCCTCTGCCACCTGG ttgggAACAAAGAGTAGACCAGCATGGTCGAGTCTACTATGTAGATCATGTGGAAAAGAGAACAACGTGGGATCGGCCAGAACCTCTTCCTCCAAG CTGGGAACGACGAGTTGACAACATGGGGAGAATTTATTACGTTGACCACTTCACTAGAACAACGACGTGGCAGAGACCGACGTTAGAGTCTGTCCGAAATTACGAGCAGTGGCAGCTTCAGCGGAGTCAGCTTCAAGGGGCCATGCAGCAATTTAACCAGCGATTTATATATGGG AACCAGGACTTTTCATCAACACAGAACAAAGAGTTTGATCCTCTTGGCCCTCTGCCACATGGATGGG AAAAGCGAACGGACAGCAATGGCAGAGTGTATTTTGTCAACCACAACACGCGCATCACTCAGTGGGAAGATCCCAGGAGTCAGGG TCAATTAAATGAGAAGCCCTTACCAGAGGGCTGGGAAATGCGATTTACTGTGGATGGCATTCCTTATTTTGTGGATCACAATAGAAGAACCACTACATATATAGATCCCCGCACGGGCAAGTCTGCTCT AGACAATGGACCCCAGATCGCTTATGTGCGTGATTTCAAGGCAAAGGTCCATTATTTCAGATTCTGGTGCCAG CAACTGGCAATGCCCCAGCACATAAAGATTACAGTGAGCAGAAAAACATTGTTCGAGGACTCATTCCAGCAG aTAATGAGCTTCAGCCCTCAGGATCTACGGAGACGTTTGTGGGTTATTTTCCCTGGTGAAGAAGGCTTAGATTATGGAGGTGTTGCAAG GGAATGGTTCTTTCTGTTGTCACACGAAGTTTTGAACCCTATGTATTGCCTGTTTGAATACGCAGGGAAAGATAACTACTGCTTACAGATAAACCCAGCCTCTTATATTAATCCAGACCACCTGAAATACTTCCGATTTATTGGAAGATTCATTGCCATG GCTCTGTTCCATGGGAAATTCATTGACACTGGTTTCTCTCTGCCGTTCTATAAACGTATCCTAAACAAACCAGTAGGACTCAAGGATTTAGAATCTGTTGACCCAGAGTTTTACAACTCTCTCATCTGGGTAAA AGAGAATGACATTGAAGAATGTGGcttggaaatgtttttctctgttgaTAAAGAAATTCTAGGTGAAATCAAAAGCCATGATTTGAAGCCAAATGGTAGCAACATTCTggtcacagaagaaaacaaagaagaataCATTAG GCTAGTAGCAGAGTGGAGGCTTTCCCGGGGTGTGGAGGaacagacacaggctttctttgAAGGCTTCAATGAAATTCTGCCACAGCAGTATTTGCAGTACTTTGATGCTAAGGAACTGGAG GTGCTTCTGTGTGGAATGCAGGAAATCGATTTGAATGACTGGCAGAGACACACTATCTACCGGCACTACACCAGGACCAGCAGGCAGATAATATGGTTCTGGCAG tttgtgaAAGAAATAGATAATGAGAAGAGAATGAGACTCTTGCAGTTTGTCACTGGAACATGCAGATTACCCGTGGGAGGATTTGCTGACCTCATGG GGAGCAATGGACCTCAGAAATTTTGTATTGAAAAagttggaaaggaaaactggttACCCAGGAGTCATACCTG tttcaatCGCTTAGACCTTCCACCCTATAAGAATTACGAGCAGTTGAAGGAAAAGCTGTTGTTTGCaactgaagaaacagaaggatTTGGGCAAGAGTAG